A window of the Bacillota bacterium genome harbors these coding sequences:
- a CDS encoding UvrD-helicase domain-containing protein, translating to MHAPVGTGKTLCLAERAARAIRGGTVASRMLCVTFTNLAAAQMQSQVLARCGQARAGIDVGGRQRRACGNAWRFKFQEAGTCSARPAVLHREREGAARGGRPAALLQGGVRAGWSPVPGTQVQ from the coding sequence CTGCACGCTCCCGTGGGAACCGGCAAGACGCTGTGTCTTGCGGAGCGTGCGGCACGGGCGATCCGGGGCGGGACGGTCGCCTCCCGAATGCTGTGCGTGACGTTCACCAACCTCGCAGCCGCCCAGATGCAGTCGCAGGTGCTGGCGCGCTGCGGACAGGCCAGGGCCGGGATAGATGTGGGCGGTCGTCAGCGGCGAGCCTGCGGGAACGCCTGGAGGTTCAAATTCCAGGAAGCTGGGACATGCTCAGCACGACCGGCTGTATTGCATCGTGAGCGAGAGGGTGCGGCACGCGGCGGGCGACCAGCGGCGCTACTTCAAGGCGGTGTGCGAGCGGGGTGGAGTCCGGTGCCGGGGACCCAGGTACAATGA
- a CDS encoding DUF2283 domain-containing protein codes for MKITYDARTDTLTIILREAPVSESDEDKPGVILDYDAGGNLVGLEILDASRRVSEPRSIQYQAT; via the coding sequence ATGAAGATCACGTATGACGCCCGAACGGATACGCTGACCATCATTCTACGGGAGGCACCGGTGTCGGAAAGCGATGAAGACAAACCGGGCGTCATTCTTGACTATGATGCGGGAGGCAATCTGGTGGGCCTTGAGATCCTGGACGCCTCAAGGCGCGTGAGCGAGCCAAGATCCATTCAGTACCAGGCAACGTAG